CAGGTCAAATTCTAGTTGATGATGAGAATATCTACAATAAAAATATCAATGTTGATGAACTTCGTATTAAGGTTGGAATGGTTTTCCAAAAGCCCAACCCCTTCCCCAAAAGCATATTCGAAAATGTTGCTTACGGGCTCAGAGTGAATGGCGAAAAGAACAAATCGTTTATTGAGGATACCGTTGTACACTCAATTAAGCAAGCCGCCCTTTGGGGCGAGGTGTCGGATAAACTCAATAAATCAGCGTTTGAATTATCTGGGGGTCAACAACAAAGACTTTGTATTGCCCGTGCTTTAGCTATTTCGCCATCAGTAATACTCATGGATGAACCTGCCTCGGCATTAGATCCGCTCTCAACAGCTAAAATAGAGGAGCTGATTCATGAATTGAAAAAAGAGTACACAATTGTAATTGTTACCCATAACATGCAACAAGCCTCAAGGGTAAGCGATTATACTGCTTTCTTTTATCTAGGGGAGCTTATTGAATACGGGCAAACTGTAGAGATTTTCACTAAACCAAAACTAAAGCATACAGAGAACTACATAACTGGACGATTTGGTTAAAGAAGTGCCTAGAGTACTTCGAGTTTAGAGTGCCTAAAGTAAAAAACAACCAAATATAACTCTAGGCACTTTAGGCACTCCAAACTTTAGAGCACTTGAAAACCTTCATCATATTTTAACTTGAAATTAAAAAATTTTCTACTTACAATTTATTCTAATAGTTACAAACTATGACACACTTAGATACAGAGCTTATCAAACTAAAACAGCAACTATTTGAAATGTGGTTGTTGGTAATATCACAGGTTGAAACTTCCCGCGAAGCTCTTTTAAACTTTGATAAAGGTGCTGCTTCCGAAGTCGCTTTCAAGGAGAAAATGGTCGATACCTATGAGCTAAAAATCGACCGTGATTGCGAGAATATTATTGCTCTTTATAATCCAGTAGCTCCTGATCTTAGGTTAACCTTAGCTGTTCTTAAGATTAATGCTGATTTAGAAAGAATCGGTGATTTTGCCCGTGGCATTGCTAGGTTTATAAAGAAAAGTCCCAAGAAGAGCATTAATCCCGAATTATTAAAGGTTTGCCAGATTGATGATCTCATAAAAAACGCTGTTGACATGCTTACCGATGCAAAGACTGCTTTTGAAAACGAAAACTCAAGAATGGCGTTAAGCATCTTTTCTCAAGATGATTTTTTAGATGATGTACATAAAAGTTCCAATAAAATAATTGCTGATTATATCAAGAAACATCCCGATGAGATTGATGAAGCCCTTCACCTACATAGCATTATCCGTAAGGTTGAAAGGATTGGTGACCATTGTAGCAATATAGCGGAGGAGATAATTTTTTTCCTTGAAGCAAAGGTTTTAAAGCATAGTGGGAAAAAGAAATTATAGTAAGATAGATTTAATTTTAATTTAACATCTAAGCAACACATCAATTGTTTCTTTACAAGAATTCATCAAATCTATAATGCCCGTTATAATATAGATGAATTCAGGCAATCCCGTTGTAAATTAAAAGAAACCTATTGCATGGAAAATAGCATAATAATATTGATTGTTGATGATGATTTAAATTTTATTGAATTCTTAGATTATATCCTTAGTAAGGAAGGTTATATTGTCATTAAGGCAAATTCCGGCGATGAAGCAATTGAACTTGCCAAAAGAAACAATCCCCACCTAATCCTCCTCGATATTAAAATGCCAAAAACGGATGGCATTGAAGTATGTATTGCACTAAGAAATATCCCCGAAATTAGTCATACAAAAATTGTACTTATCTCAGGCCTGTTGGACGACAAATCAAAAATAGCGGGTTTTGATGCTGGTGCCGATGATTATATTTGTAAACCCATAAAGCCTAAAGTCTTATTAGCCAGAATAGGTGCATTACTAAAAAACTTTAAACGCCCAATAATATTTAGTGATGAGAAAGATACGTTAAAGAAATTTGGAAATATCACCATTGATTTTGAAAAATATCTTGTTATTGTTGATCAGGATGAAATTACATTACCAAAAAAAGAATTCCTATTATTAAAGTTGCTATCAGCTAAACCATCAAAAGTTTTTACTCGCCAAGAAATTTTAGATCAACTCTGGGAAAATAGTATTAATCAGGGATCTCGCTTTATTGATGTACACATCCACAATCTGAGGGAAAAACTCGGATCAAACCGTATTAAAACAATCAAAGGAGTGGGATATAAATTCGATTAACATCTCCAGATTTCGACAATTTCCAATACTTCAAAATACATACTTAACCTTTTCTTAACACCGCCTTCCGTTTAAGTTAACACTAAATCAATAGCTTTGTTTTGGAAATTTTTCAATGACCATAACGGTCAAGCCGCTGATTGTGAATTTTTTAATAATTAGGCGAAATTAAAATTTATAAACAGCAAGAGCAAACAACCTAAGTTAATTCTATAACTATGAAAATTAGCATTATACTTTTCACCTCTTTCCTTGTTTTTAATATAACAATAGCCACAACGGTTCAGAATTATAAGACGATTAAGGTTGAAAATAAAATATGGATGGCTGAAAATTTTGACGCAGAAGTTCCTGGTAGTTGGTGCTATGATAACAATCCTGAGAATTGCAAAAAGTATGGTCGGTTATATACCTATGAAGCTGCACTCAAAAATTGCCCCAAAGGCTGGCACTTACCATCGGATCAGGAGTGGACAGAGCTAATAAATTTCTTGGGGGGAGAAGATGTTGCCGGTAAGGTATTAAAAATGGATGGGAAATCTGGCTTTAATGCAATCCTAGGGGGAAGCCGAATACCAATGGGTTCATTCGGCTTGATTGGAACATACGGTTGTTTCTGGACATCAACAAAATATGACAAAGCACATGCATGGTATCGCTACATTACGGATCAAAACGACTACATCATACGTACCTATTTTACGGTTTCATATGGTTTCAGTGTTCGATACGTTAAGGATTAGATGAATTTCAAAATAACGTACAATTTAGCATCAACATTTATTCTGATAACGAATATTATCCTCTAAATGTTCCACAATTTAAGATTACAAATACTATTATGGTTTTTAGGTGTCACAATTTTGGCTGCGCTATTCATTTTAGTTAACTCTTATTTCATTAATAAAAAGAATGATCTTAGTCGGATATGCCATGAATTGCAGGATACTCAGATAATGATTCTTC
This genomic interval from Bacteroidales bacterium contains the following:
- the pstB gene encoding phosphate ABC transporter ATP-binding protein; amino-acid sequence: MAKIETLDANLYYGDFHALKNISMKMELNTVTALIGPSGCGKSTYLRLFNRMNDLIDNVRITGQILVDDENIYNKNINVDELRIKVGMVFQKPNPFPKSIFENVAYGLRVNGEKNKSFIEDTVVHSIKQAALWGEVSDKLNKSAFELSGGQQQRLCIARALAISPSVILMDEPASALDPLSTAKIEELIHELKKEYTIVIVTHNMQQASRVSDYTAFFYLGELIEYGQTVEIFTKPKLKHTENYITGRFG
- the phoU gene encoding phosphate signaling complex protein PhoU yields the protein MTHLDTELIKLKQQLFEMWLLVISQVETSREALLNFDKGAASEVAFKEKMVDTYELKIDRDCENIIALYNPVAPDLRLTLAVLKINADLERIGDFARGIARFIKKSPKKSINPELLKVCQIDDLIKNAVDMLTDAKTAFENENSRMALSIFSQDDFLDDVHKSSNKIIADYIKKHPDEIDEALHLHSIIRKVERIGDHCSNIAEEIIFFLEAKVLKHSGKKKL
- a CDS encoding response regulator transcription factor → MENSIIILIVDDDLNFIEFLDYILSKEGYIVIKANSGDEAIELAKRNNPHLILLDIKMPKTDGIEVCIALRNIPEISHTKIVLISGLLDDKSKIAGFDAGADDYICKPIKPKVLLARIGALLKNFKRPIIFSDEKDTLKKFGNITIDFEKYLVIVDQDEITLPKKEFLLLKLLSAKPSKVFTRQEILDQLWENSINQGSRFIDVHIHNLREKLGSNRIKTIKGVGYKFD